One window from the genome of Rhodococcus sp. ABRD24 encodes:
- a CDS encoding alkaline phosphatase family protein, which translates to MTTSIMANGRAYRVPQAPTMVLTVDGGDPEYFRDALERGQMPRLAAMLTDGGQMRLGASEMPSLTNPNNLSIVTGVSPALHGIPGNYCRLPDGSLQLLNSPEFLRAPSIHSVMHGAGVPCLMVTAKDKLRRLLGHGNVPSVSVEKVHEHSLATDYGIDDIETLVGRPAPGVYDFGASHYAMEIGLAVFRANPHVRLMYVSLTDRVQHAFGPGTPQSDEYLAELDRLLGEYLDEGFVVGITADHGMSAKHGAEGDPNVIYLADHLDRAGIVFDEVVLPITDPYVKHHGALGSFAWVYLPESARARAIDLLSATAGIEEIYGREEAASIFEHPADRIGDLAIVAGAATALGTRSSEHDLTGLHGPLRSHGGRHEQLIPLIVSHPVTGDLKTRFDANTLRSRDVHELVLNHLAQTT; encoded by the coding sequence ATGACCACGTCCATTATGGCGAACGGGCGCGCCTACCGTGTTCCGCAAGCCCCCACGATGGTGCTCACCGTCGATGGCGGTGACCCGGAGTACTTTCGTGACGCTCTCGAACGTGGACAGATGCCGCGATTGGCTGCCATGCTCACCGATGGCGGGCAGATGCGCCTCGGCGCGTCGGAGATGCCGAGTCTGACCAATCCGAACAACCTGTCGATCGTCACCGGTGTTTCTCCTGCGTTGCACGGTATTCCGGGAAACTACTGCCGTCTCCCGGACGGGAGTCTGCAACTACTGAACAGCCCCGAGTTCTTGCGAGCGCCGAGTATTCATTCGGTCATGCACGGTGCGGGAGTGCCGTGCCTCATGGTGACTGCGAAGGACAAGCTGCGGAGGCTGCTCGGTCACGGGAACGTGCCGAGCGTCAGCGTCGAGAAGGTTCACGAGCACAGCCTTGCAACGGATTACGGTATCGATGACATCGAGACGCTGGTGGGGCGCCCAGCGCCTGGAGTGTACGACTTCGGAGCCAGCCATTACGCGATGGAAATCGGTCTGGCAGTTTTCCGTGCGAATCCCCACGTCCGGTTGATGTACGTCTCGTTGACCGACCGGGTCCAGCATGCCTTCGGTCCGGGGACGCCCCAGTCGGACGAATACCTCGCTGAACTCGACCGACTGTTGGGGGAGTACCTCGACGAGGGCTTTGTCGTCGGAATAACCGCAGATCACGGCATGAGCGCCAAGCACGGTGCCGAAGGGGACCCGAACGTCATCTATCTTGCCGACCATCTGGATCGCGCCGGGATCGTCTTCGACGAGGTCGTGTTGCCCATCACCGATCCCTACGTCAAGCACCATGGGGCACTCGGATCGTTCGCTTGGGTGTACTTGCCGGAAAGTGCCCGCGCACGTGCCATCGACCTCCTGTCGGCCACTGCCGGTATCGAGGAGATCTATGGCCGAGAGGAGGCGGCATCGATCTTCGAGCACCCAGCGGACCGGATCGGCGACCTGGCGATTGTGGCGGGCGCTGCTACCGCCCTGGGAACACGGTCGTCGGAGCATGACCTCACCGGACTGCACGGACCGCTACGTTCACACGGCGGACGCCACGAGCAGCTGATTCCGCTGATCGTCAGCCACCCGGTCACTGGGGACCTGAAGACCCGATTCGATGCGAACACACTGCGCAGCCGTGATGTGCATGAACTCGTCCTCAACCACCTCGCGCAGACCACATAG